From a single bacterium genomic region:
- the recN gene encoding DNA repair protein RecN, which produces MLTHLRVSNFALLEEVELDLERGLSFLTGETGAGKSIFIDAICRLLGSRATQDDVRAGESKAVLEAIFDGLPAAAMALLEEWEIDPEEEQFILRREIHSTGRSRMLINNCSVTLQQLRQLAPYLVDLFGQNEHQTLLDGESQRRLYDGCIGIHSRVQELSAIAAEIAALQKEWRGLQEREQQRQRNIDILKYQIKEIEEIQPSETEEEELQGKKVLLQNSERIHSLCESLLQVLLEKDDSLVSQLKEVQRSIGELARYQQDLTSFSARVDEYQEDFSELVHRLEAIRRSLDFEESSLDQIEFRLETFHKLKKKYGPTIQQVLEHLERSRKELQADLNVEEREEQLIREIRAAVNRYETIAGEVSQARSAGAREFEALVEKELHQVALEKCRFQVRLEEEIQSGVSEMENRYAPQGKEIVAFEIEPNAGEGFRDLSKIASGGELSRMMLALKVVSQNTGEERALIFDEIDAGIGGRVAYQVGERLKRLSKVAQVLCVTHLPQVAAFGDQHYQVQKVSKGERTITIVRNLDEKKRIEELARMISGSEVTETALRHARELREQVNAGVT; this is translated from the coding sequence ATGTTGACCCACCTCCGTGTCTCCAATTTCGCTTTGCTGGAGGAAGTTGAGCTCGACCTGGAAAGGGGATTGAGCTTCCTTACGGGAGAAACGGGCGCCGGAAAATCGATATTCATCGATGCCATCTGCCGGTTACTCGGATCGCGCGCCACACAGGATGATGTAAGGGCAGGCGAAAGCAAAGCGGTGCTCGAAGCGATCTTTGATGGATTGCCCGCGGCCGCGATGGCACTGTTGGAAGAATGGGAAATTGATCCGGAAGAGGAACAATTCATCCTGCGGCGCGAGATTCATTCTACAGGCAGAAGCCGGATGCTGATCAACAATTGCTCCGTGACTCTTCAGCAATTGCGCCAGCTTGCTCCCTATCTTGTAGATTTATTCGGACAGAATGAGCATCAAACACTGCTCGATGGAGAATCACAACGCCGTCTTTACGATGGTTGCATTGGAATTCATTCCCGTGTACAGGAACTAAGTGCGATTGCTGCGGAAATCGCAGCATTGCAAAAGGAATGGAGAGGGTTGCAGGAACGGGAGCAGCAAAGGCAGCGGAACATCGATATTTTGAAGTATCAAATCAAGGAAATTGAAGAGATCCAGCCATCAGAGACTGAAGAAGAGGAATTGCAAGGCAAAAAAGTCTTGCTGCAGAATAGTGAAAGAATTCACTCCCTTTGCGAATCTCTTTTGCAGGTCCTTCTGGAAAAAGATGATTCGCTCGTGTCCCAGCTAAAAGAGGTTCAAAGAAGTATCGGCGAGCTCGCGCGGTATCAACAGGACTTAACAAGTTTTTCAGCGCGAGTAGATGAGTATCAAGAAGACTTCTCGGAACTGGTTCACCGGCTTGAAGCAATCCGGCGCTCTCTGGATTTCGAAGAAAGTTCCTTAGACCAAATAGAATTTCGTCTGGAAACATTTCACAAATTAAAGAAGAAATATGGACCCACGATTCAACAGGTACTGGAACACCTGGAGCGATCCAGGAAAGAGCTTCAGGCGGATCTAAATGTGGAAGAAAGGGAGGAACAGCTGATTCGGGAAATTCGCGCGGCGGTCAACCGGTATGAAACGATTGCCGGTGAAGTTTCGCAGGCGCGTTCTGCCGGTGCGCGGGAGTTTGAGGCTCTTGTGGAAAAGGAGCTTCATCAGGTGGCGCTTGAGAAGTGCCGTTTCCAGGTGCGGCTGGAAGAAGAGATTCAGAGCGGCGTTTCTGAGATGGAAAACCGCTATGCGCCGCAAGGAAAAGAAATCGTGGCGTTTGAAATAGAGCCAAACGCGGGGGAGGGTTTTCGAGATCTGAGCAAAATTGCATCAGGCGGGGAACTGTCACGTATGATGCTTGCGTTAAAAGTGGTCAGCCAGAATACAGGAGAAGAGCGGGCTTTGATTTTCGATGAGATTGATGCCGGCATCGGAGGTCGCGTTGCTTATCAGGTCGGTGAGAGACTCAAACGCCTTTCGAAAGTCGCGCAGGTGTTGTGTGTTACACACCTCCCTCAGGTTGCCGCGTTTGGCGACCAGCATTATCAGGTCCAGAAGGTTTCCAAAGGTGAACGTACTATTACCATAGTACGCAATCTGGATGAAAAGAAGAGGATCGAGGAGCTGGCGCGAATGATTTCAGGAAGCGAAGTGACGGAAACGGCCTTACGTCATGCGCGTGAGCTTCGCGAACAGGTCAATGCTGGAGTGACATGA